The following coding sequences are from one Methanosarcina sp. WWM596 window:
- a CDS encoding PAS domain-containing protein has translation MLFDHSTDAFILSDPRGDGKILSVNPVAYRMLSRQKKN, from the coding sequence ATGTTATTCGACCACAGCACGGATGCCTTTATCCTTAGTGACCCCAGAGGTGACGGGAAAATTCTGTCAGTTAATCCAGTCGCTTACCGGATGCTGAGTAGGCAGAAAAAGAACTGA